The proteins below are encoded in one region of Penicillium psychrofluorescens genome assembly, chromosome: 4:
- a CDS encoding uncharacterized protein (ID:PFLUO_007228-T1.cds;~source:funannotate), whose protein sequence is MPPKEKADVIAASATAAETGELKLVRLAPSGLPLSPTITSDPLDPLNWSLVQKYTCILLVCFAYCLLTYFTTASVPAFSELEVQFHTTYTKVNWTFAVPCLGLAMGPLLTSSLAETYGRRPVLIGSTVISVIASGCTSLKGTSLSGYMAARFFQGVGAGPSANIGLAIINDLSFEHERGFRVGLWAMSANIGTVLGAVVGGFLASVSQYWISYHVTILFVVLLVCECLFLPETHYPRAAMLEREGRGSQSEEMEADDLKRTKQLGYLHFHPIAGVRHPKFWDAILEFCRLWTYPTISISVCSYVLFQYWWICSIMTMEPLAYETKRVQVQGLLFIGLIVGLVFAEVFCSGSLSDWLVARLARRNNAQREPEMRLWLGYPAAVVSSVGLIVWGNSVERGWHWMTGEVAFFLYALGTQVGNTVLSTYIVDNYPEFAMEIIMFYSVVINVSANMGLFETG, encoded by the exons ATGCCccccaaagaaaaagcggACGTAATCGCAGCGTCAGCAACAGCCGCCGAGACAGGCGAGCTGAAGCTCGTTCGACTTGCTCCCTCGGGACTCCCACTCTCGCCAACAATAACGAGCGACCCCCTGGATCCGCTGAACTGGTCTCTCGTCCAGAAATATACATGTATCCTCCTCGTCTGTTTTGCTTACTGCCTCCTCACCTATTTCACGACGGCGTCTGTCCCCGCTTTCTCCGAGCTCGAGGTGCAGTTCCATACCACTTATACAAAAGTGAACTGGACCTTCGCGGTGCCATGCCTTGGCTTAGCAATGGGTCCCTTGCTCACCTCGTCTCTGGCGGAGACTTATGGACGCCGCCCGGTGTTGATTGGGAGCACGGTCATCTCTGTCATTGCGAGTGGGTGCACCTCGTTGAAGGGCACTTCGCTATCGGGGTATATGGCTGCCCGGTTTTTCCAGGGTGTGGGCGCTGGGCCGTCTGCTAATATCGGCCTCGCAATTATCAATGACCTGTCCTTTGAACATGAGAGAGGGTTTCGCGTAGGACTTTGGGCTATGTCGGCTAATATTGGGACTGTGCTTGGAGCTGTGG TGGGTGGCTTCCTGGCGTCCGTCTCGCAATACTGGATTAGTTACCATGTCACCATCTTGTTTGTGGTCCTGTTGGTCTGCGAATGCCTGTTTTTACCGGAGACTCACTACCCGCGAGCTGCGATGCTCGAgcgagaaggccgaggaagccagTCAGAGGAGATGGAAGCCGATGACTTGAAGAGGACCAAGCAGCTGGGATATTTG CACTTTCATCCAATCGCTGGAGTGAGACACCCGAAGTTCTGGGATGCTATCCTCGAGTTCTGCCGACTGTGGACATACCCAACGATTTCCATCAGCGTGTGCTCCTACGTCCTTTTCCAATATTGGTG GATCTGTTCCATCATGACCATGGAGCCATTGGCATATGAGACCAAACGGGTGCAAGTCCAAGGACTACTGTTCATCGGCCTCATTGTCGGTCTGGTCTTCGCCGAGGTCTTCTGCTCGGGGAGTCTGAGCGACTGGCTTGTCGCCCGGCTAGCACGCCGCAATAATGCCCAGCGGGAACCCGAGATGAGACTGTGGTTAGGATATCCCGCCGCAGTCGTGTCATCGGTCGGGCTCATCGTTTGGGGCAACTCCGTTGAGCGAGGCTGGCACTGGATGACGGGCGAAGTGGCATTTTTCCTCT ATGCCCTTGGGACGCAGGTCGGGAATACGGTCTTGTCCACGTACATTGTGGACAATTATCCCGAGTTCGCCATGGAAATCATCATGTTCTATTCGGTGGTGATCAATGTGAGTGCAAACATGGGGTTGTTCGAGACGGGGTGA
- a CDS encoding uncharacterized protein (ID:PFLUO_007230-T1.cds;~source:funannotate), translating to MASPRPASPLTSGAESGPDAKSPGSGSGAAATGSSVSRPSSPTPPGGPRAAMRRRAAADHKETLRNVRPSSTRSAGAGGSSGTMLKLYTDESPGLRVDPVVVLVLSLGFIFSVVGLHVIAKITRKFSS from the exons ATG GCTTCCCCTCGCCCTGCTTCCCCTCTCACCTCCGGCGCCGAGTCAGGCCCTGACGCCAAGTCCCctggctccggctccggTGCTGCCGCCACCGGCTCGTCCGTCAGCCGTCCTTCGTCGCCGACACCTCCCGGTGGTCCTCGCGCCGCTATGCGCCGTCGCGCGGCTGCGGACCACAAGGAGACGCTGCGGAATGTTCGCCCCAGCTCGACTCGCTCCGCTGGCGCGGGTGGTTCGTCCGGCACGATGCTGAAGCTGTACACCGATGAGAGCCCCGGTCTGCGCGTCGACCCCGTTGTCGTCCTGGTGCTGAGCCTgggtttcattttctctGTCGTTGGTCTGCACG TCATCGCCAAGATCACCCGCAAGTTCTCCTCGTGA
- a CDS encoding uncharacterized protein (ID:PFLUO_007227-T1.cds;~source:funannotate), with translation MFSTLFKDENLQHSKRKRLFAERYAMTNIMKEKPLGEINECAKSFVSRCAEAGQKSVDVYALLHCYALDCVTHFMFSPRGLKSLDTPKDFEVMQEMTYHQSLQPPYFPRAIRPGASPIADQYVIDMASQPNLEPYTLMEKLTRKESGLELMQAAAECKDHMAAGIDTTGDGLCFLLWELSRPHNFAFQRRLQDEIVSAPANATLDSLVYLDAIIKEALRCSPPIPMSLPRYVPDGGRVIGGYFFPSHTIVSCQPYTVHRLNEEVFPDPNRFYPDRWLEAEGAADRNRLFFAFAAGGRGCTGKNLALVEMKILLREVYSRFQTTVAPDMTASMEIHEQIISARPKGQISRIDNSTRYLFNPRYHKGAPLRSQDQENNRTTQENPYFTTMANQVSTKTECRFSTRISIRWLPESAHETTDTIVMSVKDWYLDLRVDKQTGGIDWAIAGQRIIESQEPMRVAFTHELDSHGEFSSADCGTFVPLPNGDDLETGVMPRPDVPGAPPTEYEEIWRELPFRDGPEGAHGGISWVLESDDDDLVGKEGEFTVTKTFLGRIWGIYLALQQTQVHSRRKTPSGEWEVRKSGADVCIRREEWSAAGWNAKYVVGGAAGTLPSMAAGFEGEAKGAWRGAGGKVVANGRRYVVRAFEEIGRRPGGKATL, from the exons ATGTTCTCGACACTGTTCAAGGATGAG AATCTGCAGCATAGCAAGAGAAAGCGACTCTTTGCGGAGCGATATGCCATGACCAATATCATGAAGGAGAAGCCCCTCGGGGAAATCAACGAATGCGCCAAGTCCTTTGTATCTAGATGTGCTGAGGCTGGCCAGAAGAGTGTTGATGTCTAT GCTCTCCTCCACTGCTATGCCCTAGACTGCGTCACACATTTTATGTTCAGTCCCCGAGGACTTAAATCTCTTGATACCCCCAAGGACTTCGAAGTGATGCAAGAGATGACATATCATCAAAGCCTTCAGC CGCCATATTTCCCAAGAGCAATCCGGCCGGGCGCCTCGCCCATAGCAGACCAATACGTGATAGACATGGCCTCCCAACCAAACCTGGAACCATACACACTCATGGAGAAACTAACACGCAAAGAATCCGGTCTCGAGCTCATGCAAGCAGCCGCAGAATGCAAGGACCACATGGCAGCCGGCATTGACACGACCGGCGACGGGCTATGCTTCCTCCTGTGGGAACTGTCACGGCCACATAATTTCGCGTTCCAGCGCCGGCTGCAAGATGAGATTGTCTCTGCGCCAGCGAATGCAACACTGGATAGCCTTGTCTATCTCGATGCGATTATCAAAGAAGCGCTGCGCTGCTCTCCGCCTATCCCTATGTCGCTGCCTCGCTATGTGCCTGACGGCGGCCGGGTGATTGGCGGGTATTTCTTTCCATCTCATACAATTGTCAGTTGCCAGCCCTATACCGTGCACCGTTTAAATGAGGAGGTGTTTCCGGATCCGAACCGTTTCTATCCGGATCGATGGCTTGAGGCGGAGGGTGCGGCGGACCGGAATAGGCTCTTTTTTGCgtttgctgctgggggtCGCGGGTGCACAGGGAAGAA TCTCGCGCTGGTGGAAATGAAAATACTTCTTCGTGAAGTGTATTCGCGTTTCCAGACCACGGTGGCTCCGGATATGACGGCGTCGATGGAAATCCATGAGCAGATTATCTCCGCGAGACCGAAGGGGCAGAT CTCTCGAATTGACAACTCTACCCGGTACCTGTTCAATCCCCGATATCATAAGGGGGCGCCTCTCCGCTCTCAAGACCAGGAGAATAACAGAACGACCCAAGAGAACCCCTActtcaccaccatggccaaccaAGTATCCACCAAGACGGAATGCCGCTTTTCGACCCGCATCTCCATCCGCTGGCTCCCTGAGTCAGCCCACGAGACAACAGATACAATCGTCATGTCTGTGAAAGATTGGTATCTGGATTTGCGCGTGGACAAGCAAACAGGCGGCATCGACTGGGCCATTGCGGGCCAGCGAATCATCGAGAGTCAGGAGCCAA TGCGAGTCGCATTTACACATGAGCTAGATTCTCATGGCGAGTTTAGCAGCGCCGACTGCGGGACGTTTGTCCCATTGCCGAACGGCGACGACCTCGAAACAGGCGTTATGCCTCGGCCTGATGTTCCCGGTGCACCACCAACCGAATACGAGGAGATATGGCGGGAGCTGCCATTTAGGGATGGTCCTGAAGGTGCGCATGGGGGCATTTCCTGGGTATTGGAGtcggacgacgacgacctagttgggaaggagggagagtTTACGGTGACGAAGACGTTCCTGGGTCGGATCTGGGGCATCTATCTGGCGCTACAGCAGACACAGGTTCATTCCCGGCGGAAAACTCCTTCTGGTGAATGGGAAGTTAGGAAGTCCGGGGCTGATGTTTGTATTCGAAGGGAAGAGTGGAGTGCTGCTGGGTGGAATGCGAAATATGTGGTTGGCGGTGCTGCGGGTACCTTGCCTTCAATGGCAGCTGGGTTTGAGGGTGAGGCTAAGGGGGCATGGCGGGGGGCGGGGGGTAAGGTTGTGGCCAACGGCAGACGGTATGTTGTTCGGGCATTTGAGGAGATAGGTCGACGGCCGGGTGGCAAGGCCACCCTTTGA
- a CDS encoding uncharacterized protein (ID:PFLUO_007229-T1.cds;~source:funannotate) has product MDLTIVTLGLQCYIFANFQIQLHYGDAPAAKTIPTFLALYSFGFIYELVLVYDALRMKNTIQVIGLCACNVGLLIYGAVQVRQIHNAAGVLVDNGATNDRVWGETEPFLIIIPCIVALGTILMTFVAWKLYDEFAWTIYKHISADLRMKRRYLTYQIYIALLKFDFFFFLGFTVQFLVVVSANLDAEFILTIIAIPVTIIILACAALFVRRESMFGMVVIILLFFAAMAYFCFKLYRMYSPATFTQYLPARPSMTFFAVITLMLIVITIINACICANNFNRGLRPHINKKKTPEEEKTTELSSNIGGAAASRMMID; this is encoded by the exons ATGGACCTG ACCATCGTCACTCTCGGACTCCAATG CTACATCTTTGCGAACTTCCAGATCCAACTTCATTACGGCGATGCCCCGGCTGCCAAAACAATCCCCACTTTCCTGGCTCTGTACAGTTTCGGATTCATCTACGAGTTGGTGCTGGTATATGACGCCCTTCGCATGAAGAATACCATTCAGGTCATTGGACTATGCGCCTGCAACGTTGGACTTCTCATCTACGGCGCCGTGCAGGTGCGGCAGATCCACAACGCCGCCGGCGTCTTGGTTGATAACGGCGCTACCAACGATCGTGTCTGGGGAGAAACGGAGCCTTTTCTGATCATCATTCCATGCATCGTGGCATTGGGAACCATCCTAATGACATTTGTTGCATGGAAGCTGTATGATGAATTCGCTTGGACGATCTACAAGCATATCAGCGCGGACCTGCGCATGAAACGTCGCTACCTCACCTACCAG ATCTACATCGCTCTGCTCAAgttcgatttcttcttctttctcggATTTACCGTACAATTTCTCGTCGTGGTGTCGGCCAATCTCGATGCTGAGTTCATCCTGACCATCATTGCCATCCCGGTGactatcatcatcttggcATGTGCTGCACTGTTTGTCCGACGCGAAAGCATGTTTGGTATGGTCGTCATCATT CTGCTCTTTTTCGCAGCCATGGCATATTTCTGCTTCAAGCTTTATCGAATGTATTCCCCCGCAACCTTCACCCAGTATTTACCGGCTCGGCcctcgatgaccttcttcGCTGTCATCACGCTCATGCTGATtgtcatcaccatcatcaatGCCTGCATCTGCGCCAACAACTTCAACCGTGGTCTCCGGCCACAcatcaacaagaagaagacacccgaggaggaaaagacGACGGAACTATCGTCTAACATTGGAGGCGCCGCTGCGTCTCGGATGATGATCGACTGA
- a CDS encoding uncharacterized protein (ID:PFLUO_007226-T1.cds;~source:funannotate) — MESLVYENSPLADYLEGAGESNERWPVEEIRSEDDLDDTASNFAPRGASKFQERVRNKLPKPLDLSRSREGVVIGKLYDACSTFELMVSSFQSALNAQIGRSDNERFLEQFGYVIVASQLLNEHSAPSYTSATDVVSTSQSADLPSLSATFGMTGAIVTAVASFSIAWLLHWSRSRSGAGPSPKRVIVLLILVPIVGGLFYAFAKRQWLKYLRHQAVQAAGAFVGNAQGFDSASSASVVFIQEVELVSRGYRISTPLPPISRLEDQTQTRRCLRLRRAVSECFFSMLERYIRSQNILRPLTDEGNLAKYYDIYDIGLEELEAIEARVSHRTLDDQYSLRSLRTLFGKLYSVRKSVLCCLLALSADGGGSDIARWSTAVEEMRDLATVTGASMLKMTSILNEEDRDAIPPSPLPMASPSKDNLRAQFRRLNSLSQGVRALHAKMHIISEESNASIERTDSPTDFEATLLAQYQSIGSDIRALLQEWEAGKVAMLHSAERQSAGDRSRVSSAMVSPLSPTSSLGGTTAVEGSPTDALKALNGEGRPDLTHAFDDEEIFEAVVLPSSRNKRASLTRDERLARVREDRARQAAAREKVDANTNMLKELEMVIQQRPRNDLLKRVVDAVKDLVQDCNFDCNDSGIALQAMDNSHVALVSMLLRAEGFSPYRCDRNIALGINLTSLTKVLRAAQNEDILTLKAEDSPDAVNLMFESAETDRLSEYDIKLMDIDQEHLAIPETEYAATVEMPAMEFQRICRDLNALSESVVIEASKEGVKFSCTGDIGNGAVTIRQHTNVDKPEQNVTISLSEPVALTFSLKYLVNFCKASNLSNSVKLHLSQEVPLLVEYSLGSGHLRFYLAPKIGDEE; from the exons ATGGAATCTCTTGTGTATGAGAATTCACCGCTGGCCGATTACCTCGAAG GGGCGGGCGAGAGCAACGAACGCTGGCCCGTGGAGGAAATACGCAGCGAAGATGACCTGGATGACACGGCTTCCAATTTCGCCCCTCGAGGCGCTTCGAAATTCCAAGAGCGCGTCCGGAACAAGCTGCCGAAACCGCTCGACCTCAGCAGATCGAGGGAGGGAGTCGTTATTGGCAAGCTGTACGATGCGTGCTCG ACATTTGAACTGATGGTCTCGTCATTCCAGTCCGCTTTAAATGCACAAATCGGGCGAAGCGACAACGAGCGATTCCTCGAACAGTTTGGCTACGTGATCGTCGCGTCGCAGTTGCTGAATGAGCACAGCGCACCGTCTTACACATCCGCCACAGACGTGGTGTCGACTTCACAATCCGCAGACCTTCCATCCCTCTCCGCGACTTTCGGAATGACAGGCGCCATCGTCACGGCCGTGGCGTCTTTCTCAATCGCATGGCTATTACACTGGAGCCGTTCACGGTCTGGAGCCGGTCCTAGCCCGAAACGAGTGATAgtgcttctcatcctcgtcccCATTGTGGGCGGCTTGTTCTATGCCTTTGCCAAACGGCAGTGGCTGAAGTATCTACGACACCAGGCTGTTCAGGCTGCCGGGGCTTTCGTTGGCAATGCACAGGGATTTGACTCTGCTTCATCTGCCTCGGTGGTATTTATACAGGAAGTCGAGCTGGTCTCGCGTGGCTATCGGATCAGCACTCCCTTACCCCCTATCAGCCGACTCGAAGATCAGACGCAGACACGGAGGTGCCTGAGACTACGCAGAGCGGTCTCGGAGTGCTTCTTTTCGATGTTGGAGCGATACATTCGGTCACAGAACATCCTGCGGCCACTCACCGATGAAGGCAATCTCGCCAAATATTACGATATTTACGACATTGGGTTAGAGGAGCTCGAAGCAATCGAAGCCAGAGTGTCGCACCGAACACTGGACGACCAGTACTCGTTGCGTTCCTTGCGGACTCTCTTCGGGAAACTATACAGCGTGAGAAAGAGTGTTCTGTGTTGTCTATTGGCGCTGAGCGCCGATGGAGGGGGCTCCGATATTGCCAGATGGAGCACCGCCGTGGAGGAGATGCGAGATCTTGCCACGGTGACCGGAGCGAGCATGCTTAAAATGACAAGCATTTTGAATGAAGAGGACC GGGATGCCATTCCTCCGTCTCCCTTGCCCATGGCCTCTCCAAGCAAGGACAACCTTCGTGCGCAGTTTCGAAGGCTCAACTCCCTGTCACAGGGAGTACGAGCCCTGCATGCCAAGATGCACATTATCAGCGAGGAGTCCAATGCCAGTATCGAACGGACCGACTCTCCCACCGATTTCGAGGCAACCCTCCTTGCACAGTACCAATCGATTGGCAGTGACATTCGGGCCCTGCTCCAGGAATGGGAAGCAGGCAAAGTTGCTATGCTGCACAGCGCCGAGCGGCAGAGCGCTGGAGATCGATCGCGAGTATCGAGTGCGATGGTTTCGCCCCTGTCCCCCACTTCGAGCCTTGGAGGCACCACGGCCGTCGAAGGCAGCCCGACTGATGCGCTCAAAGCACTGAACGGGGAGGGCCGACCCGACTTGACGCATGCGTTcgacgatgaggagatctttgaagCTGTGGTGCTGCCATCGTCTCGAAACAAGAGGGCGTCTTTGACGCGAGACGAGCGGCTGGCGCGTGTTCGCGAAGATCGGGCGAGGCAGGCCGCTGCTCGTGAGAAGGTGGATGCGAACACGAACATGCTCAAGGAACTGGAGATGGTCATTCAGCAGCGACCGCGGAATGACCTCTTGAAAAGA GTCGTCGACGCGGTCAAGGATCTGGTGCAGGACTGCAACTTCGACTGCAATGATTCGGGCATTGCCCTCCAGGCGATGGATAACTCTCACGTGGCGCTGGTGTCGATGCTGCTGCGCGCTGAGGGATTCTCCCCTTACCGCTGCGACCGCAACATCGCGTTGGGTATCAACCTGACCTCGCTGACCAAGGTCCTGCGGGCCGCCCAGAATGAAGACATCTTGACCCTCAAGGCCGAGGACTCGCCCGACGCGGTCAACCTGATGTTCGAGAGCGCCGAGACCGATCGGCTAAGCGAATATGATATCAAGCTCATGGATATCGACCAGGAGCATCTGGCCATCCCCGAGACGGAATATGCGGCTACCGTGGAGATGCCCGCGATGGAGTTCCAGCGCATCTGCAGAGATCTGAACGCGCTGTCCGAGTCAG TCGTCATCGAGGCCAGCAAGGAGGGTGTCAAGTTCTCGTGCACGGGTGATATTGGTAACGGCGCCGTCACCATCCGCCAGCACACCAACGTCGACAAGCCCGAGCAGAACGTCAccatctccctctccgaACCCGTCGCCCTGACTTTCTCCCTCAAGTACCTGGTCAACTTCTGCAAGGCTTCCAACCTGTCCAACTCGGTAAAGCTGCACCTATCCCAGGAGGTGCCACTGCTCGTCGAGTATAGTCTGGGCAGCGGCCACCTGCGGTTCTACCTGGCTCCGAAg ATCGGAGATGAGGAGTAA